One segment of Streptomyces sp. XD-27 DNA contains the following:
- a CDS encoding trypco2 family protein — MSNGHDDEHIELADAVQAVRDELLEAAARAVGADVVFEVGDIGMEFTVELRKETKGGGRVKAWVVDAGADHTRSETRAHKVSFTLKARDARTGSPWRVRSPTQGGTDRFGRGAGAGDS, encoded by the coding sequence GTGAGCAACGGACACGACGACGAACACATCGAACTCGCCGACGCCGTCCAGGCCGTCCGCGACGAGCTGCTGGAGGCGGCAGCCCGCGCGGTGGGCGCGGATGTGGTCTTCGAAGTGGGCGACATCGGCATGGAGTTCACGGTCGAGCTCCGCAAGGAGACCAAGGGCGGCGGCCGGGTGAAGGCGTGGGTGGTGGACGCGGGCGCCGACCACACGCGGTCCGAGACCCGGGCCCACAAGGTCTCCTTCACCTTGAAGGCGAGGGACGCCCGCACCGGCAGCCCATGGCGCGTCCGCAGCCCGACGCAGGGCGGCACGGACCGCTTCGGTCGCGGCGCGGGGGCGGGTGACTCGTGA